One stretch of Paenibacillus sp. AN1007 DNA includes these proteins:
- a CDS encoding 1-deoxy-D-xylulose-5-phosphate reductoisomerase, whose amino-acid sequence MKKIAILGSTGSIGTQTLDVVDMHPDRFQVEALAAGGNTDLLIEQARRYQPKKISVGSKELADKVAPYVPAGTKLYYGSEGLIEIAAGTEAETVVTAVVGSVGLESTLAAIESGKQIGLANKETLVTAGHIVTAKAAEKGVSILPVDSEHSAIFQCLNGEHRSSVAGITLTASGGSFRHLTREQLQHVTVEDALKHPNWSMGSKITIDSATMVNKGLEVIEAHWLFGLDYEQITVLLHPESIIHSYVEFEDTSIIAQLGTPDMRVPIQYALTYPDRISSPANRLSLAQVGQLHFREMDLDRFPCLRMAYECGQMGGTATTAFNAANEVAVARFLKGEISFLQIEYILEEILEKHITIQNPSVEQIIHSDEICRSAASSLRFI is encoded by the coding sequence ATGAAAAAAATAGCGATTCTTGGCTCGACAGGCTCAATCGGTACGCAAACTCTGGATGTTGTTGATATGCATCCAGACCGCTTTCAAGTGGAAGCCCTGGCGGCCGGAGGTAATACGGACCTGCTCATTGAACAAGCGAGACGTTATCAGCCCAAAAAGATTTCAGTAGGCTCCAAGGAACTGGCTGACAAGGTTGCTCCATATGTGCCAGCGGGGACGAAGCTGTATTACGGTTCGGAAGGACTCATTGAAATTGCGGCAGGAACGGAAGCAGAAACCGTTGTTACAGCAGTCGTAGGAAGTGTAGGACTGGAGTCTACTCTTGCGGCAATCGAGTCTGGCAAACAGATTGGGCTTGCGAATAAGGAGACTCTGGTTACAGCGGGCCATATCGTTACAGCAAAAGCTGCGGAAAAAGGGGTTTCCATTTTACCTGTAGACAGTGAACATTCGGCCATCTTTCAATGTTTGAACGGAGAGCATCGCTCAAGTGTGGCGGGGATTACACTGACGGCGTCAGGTGGTTCATTCCGTCATCTTACACGAGAGCAGCTGCAGCATGTTACCGTTGAGGATGCGCTTAAGCATCCAAACTGGTCTATGGGTTCCAAAATTACGATTGATTCCGCAACGATGGTTAACAAAGGCCTTGAGGTTATTGAAGCTCATTGGTTGTTTGGGCTTGATTACGAACAGATTACGGTACTGCTTCACCCAGAGAGCATTATTCATTCCTATGTGGAATTTGAAGACACAAGTATCATTGCACAGCTTGGTACTCCAGATATGCGTGTCCCGATTCAATATGCACTGACCTACCCTGATCGTATCTCTTCTCCGGCTAACCGATTGTCACTTGCCCAAGTGGGACAGCTTCATTTTCGAGAGATGGACCTGGATCGTTTCCCTTGTTTGAGAATGGCATATGAATGTGGGCAAATGGGGGGGACGGCAACGACGGCGTTTAATGCGGCCAATGAGGTTGCAGTGGCGAGGTTTTTAAAAGGGGAAATTTCATTTTTGCAGATTGAATATATTTTAGAAGAAATTCTTGAAAAACATATCACTATCCAAAATCCTAGTGTAGAGCAAATCATCCATTCAGACGAAATTTGTCGCAGCGCAGCGAGTTCTTTGCGTTTTATTTGA
- a CDS encoding phosphatidate cytidylyltransferase produces MKQRLTTGIIAGVLFLGFCMLGGPWYHGLVLLMALIGYYEFVKMTGVRPFSGSALIGYAGIISIVFPWEMVWDERPLSLFQILWIVMLVLMTASVVTKNRLPINTIAMLFIGVLYIGTGFYYIAESRHLVHGLFWTFLLLGSIWASDAGAYFVGKWIGKNKLWPSISPNKTVEGAIGGIVISTMTSVVFALSSDGLLSWERAIVIGIACAVVGQMGDLIQSAYKRVYNIKDSGNLLPGHGGILDRCDSWIVVFPFVHILMLLPY; encoded by the coding sequence TTGAAACAGCGATTAACGACTGGAATTATAGCAGGTGTGTTGTTTTTGGGGTTTTGTATGCTTGGCGGCCCTTGGTATCACGGGTTGGTCTTGCTTATGGCTCTCATCGGTTATTATGAATTTGTAAAAATGACCGGGGTGAGGCCTTTTTCTGGTTCAGCCCTGATTGGATATGCTGGAATTATCTCTATCGTATTTCCTTGGGAAATGGTATGGGATGAAAGACCGTTATCCTTGTTTCAAATATTGTGGATTGTCATGCTGGTTCTGATGACCGCTTCGGTGGTGACCAAGAACAGACTACCGATTAATACAATCGCTATGCTTTTTATAGGGGTGCTGTATATTGGCACAGGGTTCTATTACATTGCAGAATCCAGACATTTAGTTCATGGATTGTTTTGGACATTTCTGCTGCTTGGCTCGATCTGGGCGAGTGATGCCGGAGCTTATTTTGTAGGGAAATGGATCGGAAAAAATAAGCTTTGGCCTTCAATCAGTCCGAATAAAACAGTAGAGGGAGCCATTGGCGGTATTGTCATTTCCACTATGACTTCAGTTGTATTTGCTCTGTCTTCTGATGGCTTGCTCTCTTGGGAGAGAGCCATTGTGATCGGAATAGCCTGTGCAGTCGTTGGCCAGATGGGTGACTTGATCCAATCGGCCTACAAACGTGTATACAACATTAAAGATTCAGGTAATCTTCTACCAGGACATGGCGGTATTCTGGATCGATGTGACAGTTGGATCGTGGTGTTTCCATTTGTACATATTCTGATGTTACTGCCTTATTAG
- a CDS encoding isoprenyl transferase: MIKRVRSWWNGADKQETLTISEDNIPQHVAIIMDGNGRWAKRLGLPRIAGHQNGMKAVKRATIAADELGIKYLTMYAFSTENWTRPKEEVDFLMRLPQEFLAIELDELIEKNVRIRMMGHEEHLPSHTVNALREAIRLTEHNTGLVLNFAMNYGSRREMTECVKEIALQVKSGELAAEDITPELIDKHMLTADMPDPDLLIRTSGELRLSNFMLWQLAYSELWFTDIYWPEFGKQHLLEAVAEYQRRTRRYGGLK; this comes from the coding sequence ATGATCAAACGGGTTCGGTCGTGGTGGAATGGGGCTGACAAGCAGGAAACGCTGACTATATCCGAGGATAATATCCCGCAGCACGTCGCCATCATCATGGACGGCAATGGACGATGGGCCAAACGTCTGGGACTCCCGCGTATAGCAGGGCACCAGAACGGTATGAAGGCAGTTAAACGTGCAACCATCGCGGCGGATGAACTGGGCATCAAATATCTGACGATGTACGCTTTTTCGACAGAAAACTGGACGCGTCCAAAAGAAGAAGTGGATTTTCTGATGAGACTTCCGCAAGAATTTTTGGCTATAGAACTGGATGAACTAATCGAAAAAAATGTACGCATCCGCATGATGGGGCATGAGGAGCATTTGCCTTCGCATACGGTTAATGCTTTGCGGGAAGCGATCCGTCTTACGGAACATAACACAGGTCTTGTGTTGAATTTTGCGATGAACTATGGAAGCCGCCGGGAGATGACGGAATGTGTGAAAGAAATCGCTCTGCAGGTGAAGTCGGGGGAACTGGCTGCAGAAGATATCACACCTGAACTTATTGACAAACATATGCTGACCGCAGATATGCCCGACCCGGATCTGTTGATCCGAACGAGCGGAGAACTGCGTCTAAGCAATTTTATGTTATGGCAGCTTGCGTATAGTGAATTATGGTTTACGGATATATACTGGCCCGAATTTGGCAAACAGCATCTGCTTGAAGCAGTAGCCGAATATCAGCGCAGAACAAGGCGTTACGGCGGTTTGAAATAG
- the frr gene encoding ribosome recycling factor, producing MPQAVKQHAEERMEKAIQALRRDLATLRAGRATPALLDRVQVEYYGAMTPLNQLANISTPDSRTLMIQPWDKSAMSDIERAIMKSDLGLTPANDGSMIRLAIPPLTEERRAELVKLTKKFGEEGKVAIRNIRRDANDDIKKMEKSEISEDESRRHQDDIQKSTDKYIAEVDKVLAAKEKEIMEV from the coding sequence ATGCCACAAGCAGTGAAACAACATGCTGAAGAGCGTATGGAAAAAGCGATTCAGGCACTACGCCGTGACCTGGCTACTCTGCGTGCGGGTCGTGCAACGCCGGCTCTGCTGGACCGTGTACAAGTGGAATACTATGGGGCTATGACGCCTTTGAATCAGCTGGCGAACATCAGTACACCGGATTCCCGCACGCTGATGATCCAGCCTTGGGATAAATCCGCAATGAGTGATATCGAACGAGCGATTATGAAATCTGATCTGGGGCTTACCCCGGCTAATGATGGAAGTATGATTCGCTTGGCGATTCCGCCGCTGACGGAAGAGCGCAGAGCTGAGCTTGTCAAACTCACTAAAAAGTTTGGCGAAGAAGGCAAAGTTGCCATTCGTAACATTCGCCGCGATGCGAATGATGATATTAAAAAAATGGAAAAGTCTGAAATTTCCGAGGACGAATCCCGGAGACACCAAGACGATATCCAGAAATCGACCGATAAATATATCGCTGAAGTCGATAAGGTACTTGCTGCCAAAGAAAAAGAAATCATGGAAGTGTAA
- the pyrH gene encoding UMP kinase — translation MEQPVFKRVVLKVSGESLSGQNGYGIDAATISSIAQQVKDVVALGVQVAIVCGGGNIWRGIAGSENGIDRATADYMGMLATVMNSLALQDALEQIDVPTRVQTSIAMQQIAEPYIRRKAIRHLEKGRVVIFAAGTGNPFFSTDTTAALRAAEIEAEVILMAKNKVDGVYSADPFKDSTAEKFEQLTYLDVLNKNLGVMDSTASSLCMDNNIPLIVFNITEQGNIKRVVLGERIGTIVKGSVD, via the coding sequence TTGGAACAGCCAGTATTTAAACGTGTTGTCTTAAAGGTGAGCGGAGAGTCTCTTTCCGGTCAAAACGGCTATGGCATTGATGCAGCAACGATCTCATCCATTGCTCAGCAGGTAAAAGATGTAGTCGCACTTGGTGTGCAGGTTGCAATCGTATGTGGCGGCGGAAACATCTGGCGCGGTATTGCTGGGAGTGAGAACGGCATTGATCGTGCAACTGCAGATTATATGGGGATGCTCGCGACGGTGATGAACTCTCTGGCGCTGCAGGACGCACTTGAGCAGATCGACGTGCCAACTCGTGTGCAGACATCAATTGCTATGCAGCAAATTGCAGAACCGTATATTCGTCGTAAGGCTATTCGTCATCTAGAAAAGGGCCGTGTCGTTATTTTTGCAGCAGGTACAGGTAATCCGTTCTTCTCCACGGATACAACAGCAGCACTGCGCGCAGCGGAGATTGAGGCAGAAGTGATCTTGATGGCCAAAAATAAAGTGGATGGTGTTTATTCGGCAGATCCATTCAAAGACAGCACAGCTGAGAAGTTTGAGCAGTTGACTTACCTGGATGTACTTAACAAAAACCTTGGTGTAATGGATTCGACGGCATCCTCGCTCTGCATGGATAACAACATTCCGTTGATCGTATTTAACATTACAGAACAGGGTAACATCAAGCGCGTTGTTCTGGGCGAACGCATCGGAACAATCGTTAAAGGGAGTGTAGATTAA
- the tsf gene encoding translation elongation factor Ts — protein MAVNASAVKELREKTGAGMLDCKKALEEANGDITKAAELLREKGLSAAASKAGRAATEGVVESYIHAGGRIGVLVEVNCETDFVGKTDQFKDFVKDVAMQIAAANPKFVTREEVPTEELEKEKEILKAQALNEGKPEKIVEKMVEGRIGKYYEEYCLMEQTFVKDPDKTISQLLNEKISQIGENISIRRFVRYELGEGLEKKVDNFVEEVMSQVNK, from the coding sequence ATGGCAGTTAATGCGAGTGCAGTAAAAGAACTTCGCGAAAAAACGGGCGCAGGTATGCTCGATTGCAAAAAAGCACTGGAAGAAGCGAACGGTGATATCACGAAAGCAGCTGAGCTGCTGCGTGAGAAAGGTCTTTCCGCAGCTGCAAGCAAAGCAGGACGCGCAGCTACTGAAGGCGTTGTAGAATCCTACATCCACGCTGGCGGACGTATCGGAGTATTGGTTGAAGTTAACTGCGAAACAGACTTCGTTGGTAAAACAGACCAATTCAAAGATTTTGTTAAAGATGTAGCTATGCAAATCGCAGCTGCTAACCCTAAATTCGTTACTCGCGAAGAAGTCCCTACAGAAGAGCTGGAGAAAGAGAAAGAAATTTTGAAAGCTCAAGCACTCAACGAAGGCAAACCAGAAAAAATCGTTGAAAAAATGGTTGAAGGCCGTATCGGTAAATACTACGAAGAATACTGCCTGATGGAGCAAACTTTCGTTAAAGATCCAGACAAAACCATTTCCCAATTGCTGAACGAAAAAATCAGCCAAATCGGTGAAAACATCTCCATCCGTCGTTTCGTTCGTTACGAACTTGGTGAAGGTCTGGAGAAAAAAGTGGATAACTTCGTAGAAGAAGTTATGTCCCAAGTGAACAAATAA
- the rpsB gene encoding 30S ribosomal protein S2, whose protein sequence is MAVISMKQLLEAGVHFGHQTRRWNPKMDRYIFTERNGIYIIDLQKTVKKVEEAYNFVKGIAGENGTILFVGTKKQAQDSVKEEAERAGQFYINQRWLGGTLTNFSTIQKRIDRLKQLEAWEEDGTFAVLPKKEVILLRKEKDRLEKFLGGIKNMKGLPSALFIIDPRKERIAVAEARKLGIPIVGIVDTNCDPDEIDYVIPGNDDAIRAVKLLTGKMADAVIEANQGEETSA, encoded by the coding sequence ATGGCAGTAATCTCCATGAAGCAGCTTCTCGAAGCTGGGGTACACTTCGGTCACCAGACTCGTCGTTGGAACCCAAAAATGGATCGTTATATCTTCACTGAAAGAAACGGAATTTACATCATCGATTTGCAAAAAACGGTGAAAAAAGTCGAAGAGGCTTACAACTTCGTTAAAGGAATCGCAGGCGAGAATGGTACTATTCTTTTCGTAGGTACTAAAAAGCAAGCTCAAGATTCCGTTAAAGAAGAAGCTGAACGCGCTGGTCAATTCTACATTAACCAACGCTGGCTCGGCGGTACCCTGACTAACTTCTCTACTATTCAAAAACGTATTGATCGTTTGAAACAGTTGGAAGCTTGGGAAGAAGACGGTACTTTCGCTGTTCTGCCTAAAAAAGAAGTTATCTTGCTTCGCAAAGAAAAAGATCGTCTCGAGAAATTCTTGGGCGGTATTAAAAATATGAAAGGCCTGCCTAGCGCCCTGTTCATCATCGATCCACGCAAAGAGCGTATCGCTGTTGCTGAAGCTCGCAAATTGGGTATCCCAATCGTTGGTATCGTTGATACGAACTGCGATCCGGACGAGATCGATTATGTTATCCCAGGTAATGACGACGCGATCCGCGCTGTTAAATTGCTGACAGGTAAAATGGCTGACGCTGTTATCGAAGCTAATCAAGGCGAAGAAACTTCCGCCTAA
- a CDS encoding FapA family protein has protein sequence MTQRTSMEKCLNVVLSDDKCTAYLEYYSEEEGYSFTTEELEQFVESKGIKHGLLREALLVFVNNPSAYLKEKCKIAEGLAPVQGIDGYIHVLIGGEDDSEQRPLEAEDGRVDYKELIRLDNVRSGQIIAERIDPVDGLPGKAVTGEEIPFRPGKEARFKVGKNVVVSPDGSAMYAALDGLVSRTEGNKLNVFPVYEVNGDVDYKHGNIDFVGNVVIRGNVLTGFKVKAAGDIRVAGGVEGAELEAGGSIEITGGIIGYNKGLILAGHHVKCTFIQEGNVDAGEDVLVTQSIMHSNVRAGRAVICAGTKGLIVGGSTQAGELVSARVVGNTMSTVTSIEVGVLPRLRNEMNDLRKDLREQMDSLDKTKKALTLLDQLAAAGQLTPDKMAMRIKLNSTQKSALRQSEEMKTRILEIEKVLEDTSRARVDILKMIYGGSKIVIGRYTKFIKDPVSRMSFCYQDGDITMVPYV, from the coding sequence TTGACACAACGGACTAGTATGGAAAAATGTTTAAACGTTGTTTTATCCGACGATAAATGCACGGCTTACCTTGAATATTACAGCGAAGAAGAAGGTTATTCCTTTACTACGGAAGAGCTTGAACAATTTGTTGAGAGCAAGGGCATTAAACATGGTCTGCTGCGAGAAGCGTTATTGGTTTTTGTGAATAATCCGTCAGCCTATCTGAAAGAGAAATGCAAGATAGCTGAAGGGCTTGCTCCTGTACAGGGAATCGATGGATATATTCATGTTTTGATTGGCGGGGAAGATGACAGCGAGCAGCGGCCGCTGGAAGCGGAAGATGGAAGAGTCGATTACAAAGAGCTGATACGTTTAGACAATGTACGAAGCGGACAGATTATTGCGGAACGCATTGATCCTGTTGATGGTCTGCCAGGTAAGGCGGTGACCGGCGAGGAGATTCCTTTTCGTCCAGGAAAGGAAGCCCGATTTAAAGTCGGCAAAAATGTCGTTGTCAGCCCTGACGGATCTGCGATGTATGCTGCACTGGATGGTCTGGTTAGCAGAACAGAAGGTAACAAATTAAACGTATTTCCAGTATATGAAGTCAATGGCGACGTCGATTACAAGCATGGAAATATTGACTTTGTAGGCAACGTGGTCATTCGCGGCAATGTACTAACCGGCTTTAAAGTAAAAGCGGCAGGTGATATTCGTGTGGCCGGAGGTGTCGAAGGAGCAGAACTGGAAGCAGGCGGCTCTATCGAGATTACCGGCGGGATCATTGGTTACAATAAAGGATTGATTCTTGCTGGTCATCATGTGAAATGCACATTTATCCAAGAAGGAAACGTTGATGCAGGTGAAGATGTGCTCGTAACGCAAAGTATTATGCACTCCAACGTTCGTGCTGGCCGTGCTGTCATTTGTGCAGGAACCAAAGGACTTATTGTCGGAGGTTCAACGCAGGCCGGAGAGCTTGTATCTGCACGTGTTGTGGGCAACACGATGTCTACAGTAACTTCAATTGAAGTGGGCGTGCTGCCAAGGCTTCGAAACGAAATGAACGATTTGCGCAAGGATCTCAGAGAGCAGATGGATTCTTTGGACAAAACGAAGAAAGCGCTGACCCTGCTTGACCAGCTGGCTGCAGCTGGACAGCTGACGCCAGATAAGATGGCGATGAGAATCAAACTAAACTCCACTCAAAAATCAGCTCTTCGTCAGAGTGAAGAAATGAAAACACGTATCTTAGAAATTGAAAAGGTACTTGAAGATACAAGTAGAGCTCGTGTTGATATTTTGAAGATGATTTATGGAGGCTCTAAAATAGTTATCGGCAGATACACGAAATTTATTAAAGATCCGGTCAGTCGAATGTCATTTTGTTATCAAGACGGAGATATCACGATGGTGCCGTACGTATAA
- a CDS encoding FliA/WhiG family RNA polymerase sigma factor — protein MNERKASHLNHSDLWEKWKEHGDLEAKKMLIEKYLHIVNYVSGRLAVGLPKNVPKDDLESNGVMGLIDALEKFDYERGLQFETYASWRVRGAILDGLRQGDWVPRSVREKAKRIEDAYQQLEQTYLRSVSDEEMSQYLDVSTKDFQHMLQEVAVMSLCSLEDPIREEESETRLSLMVDEKAKNPDYKVNEFYLKEALVQGLEKLTVKERTVVSLLYYEDLSLSEIAEVMSLSPSRISQLHSKAILRLRGTLDKQKDLLMRKD, from the coding sequence TTGAACGAGCGTAAAGCTTCACATTTGAACCATTCTGATCTGTGGGAAAAGTGGAAAGAACACGGAGATCTTGAAGCAAAAAAGATGTTGATCGAAAAATATCTTCATATTGTTAACTACGTGTCTGGCCGTCTGGCCGTGGGATTACCCAAAAACGTTCCCAAAGATGATCTGGAGAGTAACGGCGTAATGGGTCTCATTGATGCATTGGAGAAATTTGACTATGAACGAGGGCTGCAGTTCGAGACGTACGCGTCATGGCGGGTACGAGGAGCCATATTGGATGGATTGCGTCAAGGGGACTGGGTGCCCCGATCGGTTCGCGAGAAAGCGAAGCGGATTGAGGATGCATACCAGCAATTGGAACAGACCTATTTGCGTTCTGTCAGTGATGAAGAAATGAGTCAGTACCTGGACGTGTCAACGAAGGATTTTCAACATATGCTTCAGGAGGTGGCCGTGATGTCGCTCTGCTCGCTGGAAGATCCGATCCGGGAAGAAGAGTCGGAAACGCGTCTGTCTCTGATGGTAGATGAAAAAGCCAAAAATCCGGATTATAAAGTTAATGAGTTTTATTTGAAAGAAGCACTGGTGCAGGGGCTTGAAAAGCTGACCGTCAAAGAACGAACGGTGGTTTCACTTTTGTATTACGAAGACCTTTCTCTCAGTGAAATCGCAGAGGTCATGTCCCTTTCGCCGTCTCGTATTTCCCAATTACATTCCAAAGCCATTTTGCGGCTTCGCGGCACACTGGATAAACAAAAAGATTTACTGATGCGTAAAGACTAG
- a CDS encoding chemotaxis protein CheD — protein MIEDKSIVKVGMADLNIAQLPGVIRTTGLGSCVGLTMYDPQLKLAGMAHVMLPSSEIAREGKLNTAKYADTALPELLEKMLKMGASQARIVSKMAGGSQMFAFSGAGDTMRIGPRNADSCREMLQQLRIPLLAEDTGGNYGRTIEMNCETGLLTIRSVQMGVKEL, from the coding sequence ATGATTGAGGACAAAAGCATCGTTAAAGTCGGTATGGCGGATCTGAATATCGCTCAACTTCCTGGCGTAATCCGTACAACTGGCTTAGGGTCATGTGTGGGACTAACGATGTATGACCCACAGTTAAAACTGGCTGGAATGGCCCACGTCATGCTCCCAAGTTCTGAGATTGCCCGGGAGGGCAAACTGAACACGGCTAAATATGCGGATACAGCACTGCCGGAACTGCTCGAAAAAATGCTGAAGATGGGTGCATCTCAAGCTAGAATTGTATCTAAAATGGCTGGAGGCTCGCAGATGTTTGCTTTCTCGGGTGCAGGAGATACGATGCGAATTGGACCTCGGAATGCCGATTCCTGCCGAGAAATGCTGCAGCAGCTCAGAATTCCTCTGCTTGCCGAAGATACAGGAGGAAATTACGGACGGACTATCGAAATGAATTGTGAAACAGGACTGTTAACTATTCGCAGCGTACAAATGGGTGTAAAGGAATTATAA
- a CDS encoding chemotaxis protein CheC produces MFNRFEGFQMDVLKEVGNIGAGNAATALSQLLNRPIDMGVPTVQMLPFEEIAEKVGGDERIVVTVFLRVEGEAPGNLFFMMTPEAAKLLLNRLAGFELKEGLIFTDMEYSALSEIGNILAGSYLSSLADFTKLSMYPTVPGLAIDMAGAILSYGLLQFGEMGDAALLIDTSFFEGEDQVEGQFFLIPDPSSFAKIFESLGVPLDHD; encoded by the coding sequence ATGTTTAACCGATTTGAGGGTTTCCAGATGGATGTACTCAAAGAGGTCGGTAATATTGGAGCAGGCAACGCCGCTACGGCGTTGTCTCAACTCCTTAACAGACCGATTGATATGGGTGTACCCACCGTTCAGATGCTCCCATTCGAGGAGATTGCTGAGAAAGTGGGCGGTGATGAACGAATCGTAGTCACTGTATTTCTTCGTGTAGAAGGTGAAGCCCCTGGTAATCTCTTTTTTATGATGACCCCGGAAGCAGCCAAGTTGTTGTTAAACCGCCTTGCCGGTTTTGAATTAAAAGAAGGTTTGATCTTTACCGATATGGAATATTCCGCACTGTCTGAGATTGGCAACATCCTAGCTGGATCTTACCTGTCTTCTCTGGCGGATTTCACAAAGCTGTCGATGTATCCAACAGTTCCGGGACTTGCCATTGACATGGCCGGAGCAATCCTGAGTTACGGGCTGCTGCAGTTCGGAGAGATGGGCGATGCTGCGTTATTAATTGATACTTCTTTCTTTGAGGGTGAAGATCAGGTAGAGGGGCAGTTTTTCTTGATTCCCGATCCATCTTCTTTTGCCAAGATTTTCGAATCGCTAGGGGTGCCGCTGGACCATGATTGA
- a CDS encoding chemotaxis protein CheW, whose amino-acid sequence MEEELKVIVFKLGSEEYGIEVDKVQTIERMMPITRVPKTLSFVKGVINLRGVVIPVIDLRGRFSLPETEYTDQTRIVIVGVDDMQVGFIVDSANDVIDIKSSSIDTPPEVVGGVKARYLRGVAKLEDGRLLIMLNLNEVLNKSEIVQLESVEG is encoded by the coding sequence ATGGAAGAAGAGTTGAAAGTCATCGTCTTTAAATTGGGGTCCGAAGAGTACGGTATTGAGGTAGACAAGGTTCAAACGATTGAGCGTATGATGCCGATTACCCGCGTTCCCAAAACACTTTCCTTTGTAAAAGGTGTGATCAACCTGCGTGGTGTTGTTATTCCGGTCATTGATCTCCGCGGACGCTTCTCCCTTCCGGAAACGGAGTACACTGATCAAACGCGGATCGTGATTGTCGGTGTGGATGATATGCAGGTTGGTTTTATCGTTGATTCAGCCAATGACGTCATCGACATCAAAAGCAGCTCCATTGATACCCCACCGGAGGTGGTTGGGGGCGTTAAAGCAAGATATCTGCGTGGTGTTGCAAAATTGGAAGATGGCCGTTTGTTGATTATGCTCAATCTTAACGAAGTATTAAACAAAAGCGAGATTGTGCAGCTGGAAAGTGTTGAGGGCTAA